The Strix aluco isolate bStrAlu1 chromosome 23, bStrAlu1.hap1, whole genome shotgun sequence DNA window ATAAGCATCCTTAAATAAACTGGATATACAGCAAACAATACTGatgtatctaaaaaaaaaaataaaagagcagtgTAATTCTAGATTATGTTAACATTATCTAGTTATTTATTGACATTACCAGCAAAATTTTGATGATGTGCTTTTATGTTTATATCAAAATGGCCTTGGTTTTGTATTAAagtatattttcaaattaagacTTTATACCTCTTTTATACATTTCCCAAAGTAGTATTCTTAATAGAACGCTCCTATTTCTAAGCTTTCTTTTCAATCTATTTCTATTTGGAGACAAAATGGAAATAAGATTGCAAGTACATTGTACTAAGATTTTAGCACCAAAACTTTTTctaaagtagaaagaaaaaaccagaaaatggTTAATATGAAATAATCTGAGGTCCTTTTCCACTTACATTGTGAAATTCTGTTTCATAGAAATGTTTCTATACTATGTTCTAGAGCAAGACTGGTTGtgacaataaaataaagaaaacatcctTAACCATGGCTGCTTCTGAATTCAGTTGTACTGAACTTCCATAGCCTTAAAGCCAAGCAATGCAAAATTCattctactttcttttttaaatgcttccAGTATTTTCTAGGGATGGAAGCACAGGGACAGCCCAAGAGATGAGCCAACaagtaaaaaaagatgttttaatgtGTAGAATCCCTTGGAGTCATAGGATTTAAAATGGATATTTAGTATTGTTTTTTACTAACTACCACCACTAGTATTTAGTATTGTTTTTTACTAACTACAATTGTATCTATCTATTTAAAACATAAGTTGCTGCTTAACGTTGTTGAAAGTCTCCTGAACTGCTAGAAATATTTACATAAGACATTTATGAAACATGCATCATAGCACTCATCATAGTctgtattttaatacataaaatacaCTGCAAGTTTTGCTCTGCATTTATGCAATCTAACAAGCTCTATTTAGCTTTGCAGAGTATTTGCAATCACAGTGAATCTCTGTTTCAgactctctcttttctcttttaagtgGTTTTCTATGGTCCTCGCTTCTTTTAAGATTCCATCAAGTTCTTGGACATAAGAAGCATCCATCGCTGCTCTCTCACTTAATTGAAAAAATCAGTAGTTAAAATCAATACTAACACCATTAACTTTCTCACTACTTAGAACTGCTTttatgcttttcttaaaaatgtgttgTCTATCAATGCTCAGTTTCTGACCAAATTAGTTCTCTGTCGtaacagaaaacagcatttttctttcaagatctGTGTTCGATAGTTTCCAGCACTAAGTCGTCTAAACTACAGCCACAGTAATCCTTATCTAGAGAAATTAGAAAGGTGCTGTACAAACTGGACAACGTTAACTTGCCTTAAAGTGTGAGCATATTTTGATAACAAGTTCATAATTTCTTTGTTGATCtctgttgaaagaaaaaagtaattttatttaaacatttgaaCGAATTTTCATCTCAACATCAAATTAGGTAATTACATAGTTACTTTCAGTATGTTTAATACATCACCGTTTAAAACTTCTTCCAGTGGTTCAAGTTTGTAAGGGGACTGCGAGCCCTCAGAAAAAGCCGAATCTGTTTTGTCAAGGGAGGACAACTGAGGATTTTCTGAAGCTTCCTTCTAATAACAGAGCacataaaaaaatacaggttCTAGGACTTAAAACAAGCTTAGCACAGATAGTGTTTAACtgagaaaaagaagcattttaaatatatcttGAGAGACTGTTTTCAGAGAAAGTGCAAGTGTTGGCTTCACAGCATCAACACCATCCCTGGTGAGCAGGCACAGCATCCAGGGGAGTGGGTGGGAAGTACCAGTTTGAGATTTTTGCTTCTATCTGTAAAAGCTGGTGTACTTCAGCTCACGCTCAAGAAGTCCTACATAACTGTGTTGCAGCGCATACCCAGTTTTTTTGATCTTTGAACACTAGGAGAAATTTTACGGTCTCCTCATACAAGAAAGTCATACACGTTTCCCCTAACCTACATAAGGTGACATGGAGCTCTCTGCCCCCTCTCCGTGACAGGAACCCATAGCAATGCCAGAGAAGGACAGGGGGGTGGTGGGTTGTATTGCTCCCCTGGGGCCCGAAGGGTCCAggtcttccctcccttcctcataCAGTATCGCTCACCTCCATGCTTTTACATTTACTTCTATTTTCATCAGGTTTTTGTGTGTTGCTCGTCATCGTTGCCTGCTAAGAAGTACAATGTTGTATTTAATAAGTGGTTGTCTTGTGCAACTGGAAAACAGACCtatataaaaatgtgtaaaaccTGTAACCAGTACCTCTGTAAGCTCCTCTGCAAAGGAGCTCTCCTCCTCACTGGAGAGAGGCAGAGCCTCAAAGCACGGCGAGAGCACCGATCGGGGCTGGAGATGGCGGGTCCAAGGCCTGGACGGCCCCGGGCCAGCCTGGGCAGGGCCGGCGCTCACAGCCCAGGCGCTCCGAGAAGGGCCGGTGGGTGCGTGAGCTCGGCCTCGGGCTGCTGAGGCCGAGTCTGCCTTG harbors:
- the TEX12 gene encoding testis-expressed protein 12; amino-acid sequence: MTSNTQKPDENRSKCKSMEKEASENPQLSSLDKTDSAFSEGSQSPYKLEPLEEVLNEINKEIMNLLSKYAHTLSERAAMDASYVQELDGILKEARTIENHLKEKRESLKQRFTVIANTLQS